A window of Pantoea agglomerans contains these coding sequences:
- the dgt gene encoding dGTPase — protein sequence MATVNFRKKISFTRPYNTRKEPEGEYFITRHFESDRGRIINSAAIRRLQQKTQVFPLERNAAVRSRLTHSLEVQQTGRYIAKEILQTLKNQGGLAQYGLDGMEGAFESLVEMACLLHDVGNPPFGHFGEAAINDWFEEHLPLELVDPLVAGVEGEQQRADFSQLNAMIRQDLCHFEGNAQAIRMVHTLLQLNLSYSQVACILKYTAPAWWQGEKPEQFSALMKKPGFYLSERDYIAELRAATHMEEHHRFPLTYIMEAADDISYCIADLDDAVEKDIFNIDALYDYLCKNWGPIKNNDAFSRTVGDAWREACNKKRRSRSDQFFMSLRVNVQNVLVSHAVRRFVDNLPAIFNGDFNHALLEDDGEEGRLLQMFKTVARRHVFNHAEVEQLELQGYRVIKGLLEIYQPLMTLTYEAFTTLINDDFLRQHPIETRLFHKLSGKHRKAYQQKMRTLVVEHKYQRLLWERYYRFRLIQDYISGMTDLYAWDEYRRLMAVE from the coding sequence ATGGCGACGGTTAATTTCAGGAAGAAGATCAGTTTTACCCGCCCTTATAACACGCGCAAAGAGCCGGAAGGGGAATACTTTATTACCCGCCACTTTGAGAGCGATCGCGGCCGCATTATCAACTCGGCGGCAATTCGCCGACTGCAACAAAAAACCCAGGTCTTTCCACTGGAGCGTAACGCCGCGGTACGTTCGCGCCTGACCCATTCGCTGGAGGTGCAGCAGACGGGGCGCTATATCGCCAAAGAGATCCTGCAAACCCTGAAAAATCAGGGCGGTCTGGCGCAGTATGGGCTGGACGGGATGGAGGGCGCGTTCGAAAGTCTGGTGGAGATGGCCTGTTTGCTGCACGACGTCGGCAATCCGCCGTTCGGCCATTTCGGCGAGGCCGCCATCAACGACTGGTTTGAAGAGCACCTTCCGCTGGAGCTGGTGGATCCGCTGGTGGCCGGGGTTGAAGGCGAGCAGCAGCGCGCTGACTTTAGCCAGCTAAACGCCATGATCCGCCAGGATCTGTGCCACTTCGAAGGCAACGCGCAGGCGATCCGTATGGTGCATACCCTGCTGCAGCTCAATCTCAGCTATTCACAGGTCGCCTGCATCCTGAAATATACCGCCCCCGCCTGGTGGCAGGGTGAGAAGCCGGAACAGTTTAGCGCCCTGATGAAAAAGCCCGGCTTTTATCTCTCCGAGCGCGACTATATCGCCGAGCTGCGCGCCGCGACCCATATGGAAGAGCATCATCGCTTTCCGCTGACCTATATTATGGAGGCGGCGGATGATATCTCTTACTGCATCGCCGATCTTGATGACGCCGTTGAAAAAGATATATTTAACATTGATGCGCTTTATGACTATTTATGTAAAAACTGGGGGCCGATTAAAAATAATGACGCCTTTAGTCGAACGGTCGGCGATGCCTGGCGCGAAGCCTGTAACAAAAAGCGTCGCAGCAGAAGCGATCAGTTCTTTATGTCATTGCGGGTTAACGTTCAGAACGTGCTGGTCAGCCATGCGGTGAGACGTTTCGTCGATAATCTGCCGGCTATTTTCAACGGCGATTTTAATCATGCGCTATTAGAGGATGACGGCGAAGAGGGGCGGCTATTGCAGATGTTTAAAACGGTGGCGCGTCGCCACGTATTTAACCATGCCGAAGTCGAACAGCTGGAATTACAGGGTTATCGCGTTATTAAGGGATTGTTAGAAATATATCAACCTTTAATGACGCTGACGTATGAAGCCTTTACCACGCTGATTAATGACGATTTTTTGCGCCAGCACCCCATTGAAACGCGCCTGTTCCATAAACTTTCCGGCAAACACCGCAAAGCCTATCAGCAAAAAATGCGCACGCTAGTGGTTGAGCATAAATATCAGCGCCTGCTGTGGGAGCGTTATTATCGCTTTCGCCTGATTCAGGATTATATTAGCGGCATGACCGATCTCTATGCATGGGATGAGTATCGCCGACTAATGGCGGTGGAATAA